In the genome of Luteitalea pratensis, the window AGGCGCTCCTGCGCACAGCGACCGACAAGGAGATCGTCGACGGCGACCTCAGGGGCGCCATCACGCAGTACCAGGCGATCGTCAATCGCTATGGCAGGACGGACCGGGCGACTGCAGCGCAGGCACTGCTGCGGACGGCCGAGGCGTATCGGAAGCTGGGCGACCCTCAGGCGAAGCAGACCTATCAGCAGATCGTCACGCAGTACGCGGACCAGACGGCGGTGGTGACCGTCGCGCGGTCTCGACTTGCGCCTTCCGCTCCGCCAAACGCGACGACCTCGGACATACGAGCGGTGTGGAGCGGCGCCGATGTCGACCTTCGCGGGCGCGTCTCGCACGACGGCAGGTATCTGTCGGGCGGTACCGCGGCGTGGCCGAGCAATCTCATCATCCGCGACCTGGCCAGCGGCCAAACGACCACACTGACGACGGGGGCCAACGACATCGAGTACGTCGAGCACTCTATCTTCTCGCCCGACGACACGAAGCTCGCGTACGCCTGGTTCAACAGCAGGCAGCGGTACGAGCTGCGGATCATCGACCGAACCGGCGGACAACCGCGCGTTCTCTTCGAGCTGCCGGCCGATGGCTGGATGCAGGCCTTCGATTGGTCACCCGATGGCCGGCTGATCGCCGTGCAGATCAACTCGGAGAAGGTCCAGAAGCTGGCCCTCGTGTCGGCGGCCGATGGGTCCGTGCGCGTGTTGAAGTCGTTCGGGCCGCAGCGCTCCCCTAATAACCTGAGCTTCTCGCCAGACGGCCGGTTCATCGCCTATGACATCCCGCCAGCGGAGGACGGACCGGCGCGCGACGTCGTCGTCGCCGCGGTGGATGGCTCGCGAGAGGTCCCGGTCGTCAGCCACGCCGCCAATGACGAGTTGCTCGGGTGGTTTGCCGACGGGCAGCGCCTGCTGTTGACGAGCGACCGCACGGGTACCAACGACGTCTACGCGCTCGGCATCCTGGACGGCCGGGCGCAGGGTGAACCGCGAATACTGAAGCGCGACGTCGGCGCCGTGACTGCGGCGATGGGTTTCACGAGGTCCGGTGAGTTCGTGTTCGGGACACGACCGGATTCGGCCGACGTGCAACTGGCGACCTTCGATGCGGCCGGACGGCTCACGGACAACCCGAAGCCACTCGCAGGGCACTTCACGGGGAACCGCTTCACGGGAGCGTGGTCGCCAGACGGACAGCAACTCGTGTACCTGTCACAGGTGCGATACCAGCAGAATCAGAAACAGCTGTCCATCTACACGGCCCGGACAGGCCAGGTTCGCACGGTTCCGGTGGCGATGCCCTGGTTCCACAATGCTGTGTCGTGGGACGCGGATGGCCGTCACGTCCTGCTGCAAGGTCCAGACATGAAGAACCGCCACGGTCTGCAGCGCGTCGACATCGACTCCGGTGGCGTGGAGTTGATTCGTAGCAGCCAGGACGACGGCACCTTCATCATCTACACCCACCCGCTGGCGATGTCGCCGGACGGCAAGTCCCTGTTCTTCGTGGGTGGCCCCCGAAAGCTCGGCCTGCTACGTCGTGACATGGCGACGGGGCAGGAGACGGCCCTCGTCGATGGTCGCCTGGCCGCGTTCGCCCTGTCATCGGATGGTCGTCAGCTGGCCGTAATCATGCGGTACGGGCCTGACGGACAGCCAATCGGCCAAGCGAACCACCCCAACGCCACCGACGTCATCCAGGTGATGCCGGCATCTGGCGGGCAGCCTCGAGAGATCTTCAGGGGCGCGAGGCTCGGCACGACGATCGCGTGGGCCCCTGACGGCCAGTTCGTGTACTACGGGCAGATGCCAGGGGGCAGCATGTGGCGAGTGGCAACAACAGGCGGCGAGGCGCAGGAGTTGCCGATCAAGGTCGAAGGGCTGGCCCGGATCAGTATCCGCCCGGACGGATCTCAGTTAGCAGTGAGCAGCAGGACGCGGCTGCAGGAGGTGCTGGCGATGGGGCCCTTTGCCGTTCCTTGACACACGCGTGACGCGCGCTGCAAGAAACCGGTGCAGACTGATGGCCATTCATGTCGACGCGCGCGCGTCATGGCCAGGCGGCCGCTCGTCGCCTTGTCGTCTGGTTGCTATTCACGACGGTGGTCCCGGCCAGCGCGCTGGCAGGCCTGGGCTGGGCTCTCGTCCGCGAAGACCGCGCTCGTGAGACCGAGCGGCGGCGGGACGCCCGGGAGCACGCCGCGACGTTGGCGGCGACGGCCCTGCAGCGCACCCTGGCCGAACTCGAGGATCAGCTGTCCAGCCTCAGCGTCGGGCAGCCATCTCCTCCCGGCGCGCCCCGCGCCGGCGTCGCCATAATCACGTTCGATAGGACCGGAACGTCGAGGCGCGCTGGATTGCCGCTGCCGTTCTATCCCGCGACGCGCTCTCGCGAGGTCCCGCGTTTGGCCGCACTGGATCGCGCCGATGCCCTCGAGTTTCGTCAACGGGACCAGGCCGGCGCGATCGCCGTGCTTGGGACCGTTGCCACGTCGGCCGATCCCGCGACACGGGCTGCAGCCCTCGTTCGCCTGGGTCGCC includes:
- a CDS encoding tetratricopeptide repeat protein; protein product: MRTRILMLVAVVVGLVTLSGAVAAQRSDPAAQALLRTATDKEIVDGDLRGAITQYQAIVNRYGRTDRATAAQALLRTAEAYRKLGDPQAKQTYQQIVTQYADQTAVVTVARSRLAPSAPPNATTSDIRAVWSGADVDLRGRVSHDGRYLSGGTAAWPSNLIIRDLASGQTTTLTTGANDIEYVEHSIFSPDDTKLAYAWFNSRQRYELRIIDRTGGQPRVLFELPADGWMQAFDWSPDGRLIAVQINSEKVQKLALVSAADGSVRVLKSFGPQRSPNNLSFSPDGRFIAYDIPPAEDGPARDVVVAAVDGSREVPVVSHAANDELLGWFADGQRLLLTSDRTGTNDVYALGILDGRAQGEPRILKRDVGAVTAAMGFTRSGEFVFGTRPDSADVQLATFDAAGRLTDNPKPLAGHFTGNRFTGAWSPDGQQLVYLSQVRYQQNQKQLSIYTARTGQVRTVPVAMPWFHNAVSWDADGRHVLLQGPDMKNRHGLQRVDIDSGGVELIRSSQDDGTFIIYTHPLAMSPDGKSLFFVGGPRKLGLLRRDMATGQETALVDGRLAAFALSSDGRQLAVIMRYGPDGQPIGQANHPNATDVIQVMPASGGQPREIFRGARLGTTIAWAPDGQFVYYGQMPGGSMWRVATTGGEAQELPIKVEGLARISIRPDGSQLAVSSRTRLQEVLAMGPFAVP